One window of the Ramlibacter henchirensis genome contains the following:
- a CDS encoding DUF938 domain-containing protein, with protein MPDLPYSIAADRNKEPILAVLRQLLGASGTALEIASGTGQHAAFFASVLEGWDWQPTEADPQLLPAIALRVAQAGLANVRPPLLLDVMAPHWPSASAPFPHRFDAVYCANMLHISPWSTCAALMSGAARHLVEGGELVTYGPYFEEGCAAAPSNLAFDASLRARDPAWGIRRVSDVSAQAQRAGLVLLERHAMPANNLLLVFRKGARTLLNRAASSQHEAPSGAEPANGAPR; from the coding sequence ATGCCGGACCTTCCCTACAGCATCGCCGCCGATCGCAACAAGGAGCCCATCCTCGCGGTCCTGCGGCAACTCCTGGGCGCGAGTGGCACGGCCCTGGAGATCGCGTCCGGAACGGGACAGCATGCCGCCTTCTTCGCGAGCGTGCTCGAAGGCTGGGACTGGCAGCCCACCGAAGCGGATCCGCAGCTGCTGCCCGCGATCGCCCTGCGCGTCGCGCAAGCCGGCCTCGCGAATGTCCGTCCGCCGTTGTTGCTCGACGTGATGGCACCCCACTGGCCTTCAGCGTCTGCGCCTTTCCCGCATCGCTTCGATGCCGTCTATTGCGCCAACATGCTTCACATCTCGCCGTGGAGCACCTGTGCTGCGCTCATGAGCGGCGCCGCGCGGCACCTGGTCGAAGGCGGGGAGCTGGTCACCTACGGTCCGTACTTCGAAGAAGGTTGTGCGGCGGCGCCCAGCAACCTGGCCTTCGATGCAAGCCTGCGGGCACGCGATCCGGCCTGGGGCATCCGGCGCGTGTCCGACGTGTCGGCACAAGCCCAGCGGGCCGGCCTGGTGCTGCTGGAGCGCCATGCGATGCCCGCAAACAACCTGCTCCTGGTCTTCCGCAAGGGTGCCCGGACTTTGCTCAACCGTGCCGCATCCAGCCAGCACGAAGCACCGTCCGGTGCGGAACCAGCAAATGGGGCGCCGCGCTGA
- a CDS encoding ABC transporter ATP-binding protein, giving the protein MASVQIRKVEKFFGTAHIIRGVDIDIQDGQFTVLVGPSGCGKSTLLRMIAGLEEISRGEVLIGGRVVNSMLPKERDIAMVFQNYALYPHMTVRDNMAFSLMLAKQPKALADERVRKAAGILGLEALLDRYPRQLSGGQRQRVAMGRCIVRDPQVFLFDEPLSNLDAKLRVQMRTEIKELHQRLKTTSVYVTHDQIEAMTMADTIVVMRDGVVEQTGTPLELYDHPANQFVAGFIGSPAMNFLPGVVRRSGGATRVELDGGLSLPAPANAVSAEDGRSVIYGTRPEHMELAAEGDGVPTEVVVVEPTGADTQVFTKLAGVDITSVFRDRHAFRPGEVIRLRPDVTRAHLFDAATGVRLAA; this is encoded by the coding sequence ATGGCTTCTGTTCAGATCCGGAAGGTCGAGAAATTCTTCGGTACGGCGCACATCATCCGGGGCGTCGACATCGACATCCAGGATGGCCAGTTCACCGTGCTCGTCGGGCCGTCGGGCTGCGGCAAGTCCACGCTGCTGCGCATGATCGCGGGGCTGGAGGAGATCAGCCGCGGCGAAGTGCTGATCGGCGGCCGCGTGGTCAATTCCATGCTGCCCAAGGAGCGGGACATCGCCATGGTGTTCCAGAACTACGCGCTGTACCCGCACATGACGGTGCGCGACAACATGGCGTTCAGCCTCATGCTGGCCAAGCAGCCCAAGGCGCTGGCCGACGAGCGCGTGCGCAAGGCGGCCGGCATCCTGGGCCTGGAGGCCCTGCTCGATCGCTACCCGCGCCAGCTGTCGGGCGGCCAGCGCCAGCGCGTGGCCATGGGCCGCTGCATCGTGCGCGACCCGCAGGTGTTCCTGTTCGATGAGCCGCTGTCCAACCTGGACGCCAAGCTGCGGGTGCAGATGCGCACCGAGATCAAGGAACTGCACCAGCGCCTGAAGACCACGTCGGTGTACGTCACCCACGACCAGATCGAGGCGATGACGATGGCCGACACCATCGTGGTGATGCGCGACGGCGTGGTCGAACAGACCGGCACGCCGCTGGAGCTGTACGACCACCCCGCCAACCAGTTCGTGGCCGGCTTCATCGGCTCGCCGGCGATGAACTTCCTGCCCGGCGTGGTGCGCCGCTCCGGCGGCGCCACGCGCGTCGAGCTGGACGGGGGCCTGTCGCTTCCTGCGCCGGCCAACGCGGTATCGGCCGAGGACGGCCGCAGCGTCATCTACGGCACGCGTCCCGAGCACATGGAACTGGCCGCCGAAGGCGACGGCGTTCCGACCGAGGTCGTCGTCGTGGAGCCCACCGGCGCCGACACCCAGGTCTTCACCAAGCTCGCCGGCGTGGACATCACCAGCGTGTTCCGCGACCGCCATGCGTTCCGTCCCGGCGAGGTCATCCGCCTGCGCCCCGACGTCACGCGGGCCCACCTGTTCGACGCGGCCACCGGCGTGCGCCTGGCCGCCTGA
- a CDS encoding ABC transporter substrate-binding protein gives MSDNRRKFLKKASAGAAAVSVPMLWPGVAQAQWNNQAEKGAKLRVLRWKRFVQGDEDAYMVNVKKFSEKYGIDVRVDNEGWEDVRPKAAVAANTGGGPDIILSTNDDANLYPDKLLDVTDLSEYLGKKYGGWYPGAQAYCRPDGKKWIAVPLGCAGSMIVYRQGMVKAAGFDAFPKSTDDFLKLFKALKEKGTPGGMALGNATGDGLWCNWLVWAFGGMLVDKNNKVVIDSPETAKALEYGKELYATFIPGTLSWLDPNNNKAFLDGQISVTNNGISIYYAAKNSQEAKVKEMASDIQHATYPVGPVGQPTESHLFFNQMIFKYSKYPKAAKEFLRFMMEQEQFEPWLTGAGGYVAPPLEAYTKIPVWTADPKNTPYRDAVKNMRPAGYAGRLGYASAGAGADFIIVNMVAEAVSGSKSPKEAMQRAQQRAERYYKL, from the coding sequence ATGTCTGACAACCGTCGCAAGTTCCTGAAGAAAGCCTCCGCCGGCGCCGCCGCGGTGTCGGTGCCGATGCTTTGGCCGGGCGTCGCCCAGGCGCAGTGGAACAACCAGGCGGAAAAGGGCGCGAAGCTGCGCGTCCTGCGCTGGAAGCGCTTCGTGCAGGGCGACGAGGACGCCTACATGGTCAACGTCAAGAAGTTCAGCGAGAAGTACGGCATCGACGTGCGCGTGGACAACGAGGGCTGGGAGGACGTGCGTCCCAAGGCGGCCGTGGCGGCCAACACCGGCGGCGGCCCCGACATCATCCTGTCGACCAACGACGACGCGAACCTGTACCCGGACAAGCTGCTCGACGTGACCGACCTGTCCGAGTACCTGGGCAAGAAGTACGGCGGCTGGTACCCCGGCGCGCAGGCCTACTGCCGGCCGGACGGCAAGAAGTGGATCGCCGTGCCGCTCGGCTGCGCCGGCTCGATGATCGTCTACCGCCAGGGCATGGTGAAGGCCGCCGGCTTCGACGCTTTCCCCAAGAGCACCGACGACTTCCTGAAACTGTTCAAGGCCCTGAAGGAGAAGGGCACCCCGGGCGGCATGGCGCTGGGCAACGCCACCGGCGACGGCCTGTGGTGCAACTGGCTGGTGTGGGCCTTCGGCGGCATGCTGGTCGACAAGAACAACAAGGTGGTGATCGACAGCCCCGAGACCGCCAAGGCGCTGGAGTACGGCAAGGAGCTGTACGCCACCTTCATCCCCGGCACGCTGTCGTGGCTGGACCCCAACAACAACAAGGCGTTCCTGGACGGCCAGATCTCGGTGACCAACAACGGCATCTCGATCTACTACGCCGCCAAGAACTCGCAGGAAGCCAAGGTCAAGGAGATGGCCTCTGACATCCAGCATGCCACGTACCCCGTCGGTCCGGTCGGCCAGCCGACCGAGTCGCACCTGTTCTTCAACCAGATGATCTTCAAGTACAGCAAGTACCCGAAGGCGGCCAAGGAGTTCCTGCGCTTCATGATGGAGCAGGAGCAGTTCGAGCCCTGGCTGACGGGCGCTGGCGGCTACGTGGCGCCCCCGCTGGAGGCCTACACCAAGATCCCGGTGTGGACCGCCGACCCGAAGAACACGCCCTACCGCGACGCCGTGAAGAACATGCGTCCCGCGGGCTATGCCGGCAGGCTGGGCTACGCGTCCGCCGGCGCGGGTGCGGACTTCATCATCGTCAACATGGTGGCCGAAGCCGTCAGCGGCTCCAAGTCGCCGAAGGAAGCGATGCAACGGGCGCAGCAGCGTGCCGAGCGCTATTACAAGCTCTGA
- a CDS encoding carbohydrate ABC transporter permease produces the protein MLHRLQNSRNFLGLAFMLPAGVLLLLFLTYPLGLGVWLGFTDTKIGRGGEWIGLQNYEFLWGDSVTRLALFNTLFYTTVASVIKFGLGLWLAILLNERLPFQTFFRSVILLPYIVPTALSAIAFWWIYDSQFSIISWALVKMGLIDQYIDFLGDPYNARLATIVANIWRGVPFVAITLLAGLQTISPSLYEAGAIDGASGWQRFRYITLPLLTPIIAVVMTFSVLFTFTDFQLIYVLTRGGPLNATHLMATLSFQRAISGGALGEGAAIAVAMVPFLLAAILFSYFGLQRRAWQQGSDQ, from the coding sequence GTGCTGCACCGCCTCCAGAACAGCCGCAACTTCCTCGGGCTGGCATTCATGCTGCCCGCGGGAGTGCTGCTGCTGCTGTTCCTCACCTATCCGCTCGGGCTGGGCGTGTGGCTCGGCTTCACCGACACCAAGATCGGCCGCGGCGGCGAATGGATCGGGCTGCAGAACTACGAGTTCCTCTGGGGCGACAGCGTCACCCGGCTGGCCCTGTTCAACACGCTCTTCTACACGACGGTGGCCAGCGTCATCAAGTTCGGGCTCGGCCTGTGGCTGGCCATCCTGCTGAACGAACGCCTGCCCTTCCAGACCTTCTTCCGCAGCGTGATCCTGCTGCCGTACATCGTGCCCACGGCGCTGTCAGCCATCGCTTTCTGGTGGATCTACGACTCGCAGTTCTCCATCATCAGCTGGGCGCTGGTGAAGATGGGCCTGATCGACCAGTACATCGACTTCCTGGGCGACCCGTACAACGCCCGCCTCGCCACCATCGTCGCCAACATCTGGCGCGGCGTGCCGTTCGTGGCCATCACGCTGCTGGCGGGCCTGCAGACGATCTCGCCCTCGCTCTACGAAGCCGGCGCCATCGACGGCGCCAGCGGCTGGCAGCGCTTCCGCTACATCACGCTGCCGCTGCTGACGCCCATCATCGCGGTGGTGATGACGTTCTCGGTGCTCTTCACCTTCACCGACTTCCAGCTGATCTACGTGCTCACGCGCGGCGGCCCGCTCAATGCCACGCACCTGATGGCCACGCTGTCGTTCCAGCGCGCCATTTCCGGCGGCGCCCTCGGCGAAGGCGCGGCGATCGCGGTGGCGATGGTGCCGTTCCTGCTGGCGGCCATCCTCTTCAGTTACTTCGGGCTGCAGCGCCGCGCGTGGCAGCAGGGCAGCGACCAATGA
- a CDS encoding carbohydrate ABC transporter permease — MKASDNDTQGMAYLASLPRRVVTLYIPLLIFVFVLLFPFYWMAVTSFKPDNELLSRSGNPFWVIAPTLAHFKKLLFNTSYPEWMWNTVFVSVVATFVSLLASVLAAYAIERLRFRGSRQVGLSIFLAYLVPPSILFIPLASIVFQLGLFDTKWALILTYPTFLIPFSTWLLMGYFRSIPFELEECALIDGASRLQILWKIVLPLSVPGLISAGIFAFTLSWNEFIYALTFVSSSEVKTVPVGVVTELVEGDVYHWGALMAGALLGSLPVAVIYSFFVEYYVSGLTGAVKE; from the coding sequence ATGAAGGCGAGCGACAACGACACCCAGGGCATGGCCTACCTCGCGTCGCTGCCGCGGCGCGTGGTGACCCTCTACATCCCGCTTCTGATCTTCGTCTTCGTGCTGCTGTTCCCGTTCTACTGGATGGCGGTCACGTCGTTCAAACCGGACAACGAACTGCTCTCGCGCAGCGGCAACCCGTTCTGGGTGATCGCGCCCACCCTCGCCCACTTCAAGAAGCTGCTGTTCAACACCTCGTACCCCGAGTGGATGTGGAACACCGTGTTCGTCTCGGTGGTCGCCACCTTCGTGTCGCTGCTGGCGTCGGTGCTCGCCGCCTACGCCATCGAGAGGCTTCGGTTCCGCGGCTCGCGCCAGGTCGGCCTGTCGATCTTCCTGGCCTACCTGGTGCCGCCCTCGATCCTGTTCATCCCGCTGGCCAGCATCGTGTTCCAGCTCGGCCTGTTCGACACCAAGTGGGCGCTGATCCTCACCTACCCCACCTTCCTGATCCCGTTCTCCACCTGGCTCCTGATGGGGTACTTCCGCTCCATCCCGTTCGAGCTGGAGGAATGCGCGCTGATCGACGGCGCCAGCCGCCTGCAGATCCTGTGGAAGATCGTGCTGCCCCTGTCGGTGCCGGGCCTCATCTCGGCCGGCATCTTCGCGTTCACCCTGTCGTGGAACGAGTTCATCTACGCGCTGACCTTCGTCTCCTCGTCCGAGGTCAAGACGGTGCCCGTGGGCGTGGTCACCGAGCTGGTCGAAGGCGACGTCTACCACTGGGGTGCGCTCATGGCCGGCGCGCTGCTGGGCTCGCTGCCGGTGGCCGTCATCTACTCGTTCTTTGTCGAGTACTACGTGTCGGGCCTCACCGGCGCGGTCAAGGAATAG
- a CDS encoding alpha/beta fold hydrolase, giving the protein MVEPDALPPSALSCLRQATRIDSNWNGSRVVWREWGDAAGRALVLLHGGSGSWTHWLRNIPHFAAAGARVLVPDLPGFGDSDALPGVEDVDGAWPAVGDGLQQLVGARPFDVAAFSFGGMVAGYLGTERPQLQMDRLVLVAPAALGLPVPELGLESARGVTDAGDRARIHAGNLGKLMLHRPQSIDAEAIALQESNIARDRMRRRKLARTDLLLRQLPRLRCDVHAIYGTEDALYREVLGEAEALLARAPSFKGMSRVDGAGHWVQYEAPAAFHSTVDAIP; this is encoded by the coding sequence ATGGTCGAGCCGGACGCACTGCCGCCCTCGGCACTCTCCTGCTTGCGGCAGGCGACGCGGATCGACTCGAACTGGAATGGATCGCGCGTCGTCTGGCGTGAATGGGGCGACGCGGCGGGAAGGGCGCTGGTGCTGCTGCACGGGGGCAGCGGCAGCTGGACGCACTGGCTGCGCAACATCCCGCACTTCGCTGCCGCGGGAGCGCGGGTCCTGGTCCCGGACCTGCCCGGGTTCGGCGACTCCGACGCCTTGCCGGGCGTGGAGGACGTCGACGGCGCCTGGCCCGCCGTTGGTGACGGCCTGCAGCAGCTGGTGGGCGCGCGACCGTTCGATGTGGCCGCCTTCTCCTTCGGCGGCATGGTCGCGGGCTACCTGGGCACGGAACGGCCGCAACTGCAGATGGACCGGCTGGTGCTCGTCGCCCCGGCAGCCCTGGGACTGCCGGTTCCGGAGCTTGGATTGGAGTCGGCGCGTGGCGTCACCGATGCAGGCGATCGCGCGCGGATCCATGCCGGCAACCTGGGCAAGCTCATGCTGCACAGGCCGCAGAGCATCGATGCGGAAGCGATCGCGCTGCAGGAATCCAACATCGCGCGCGACCGGATGCGCCGCCGAAAGCTCGCACGCACGGACCTGCTGCTGCGGCAGCTCCCCCGGCTGCGCTGCGACGTCCACGCCATCTACGGCACGGAAGATGCGCTCTATCGCGAGGTCCTGGGCGAGGCGGAAGCGCTGCTCGCGCGGGCGCCTTCATTCAAGGGCATGTCCCGCGTGGACGGGGCGGGGCACTGGGTCCAGTACGAAGCGCCCGCCGCGTTCCACTCGACCGTGGACGCTATTCCTTGA
- a CDS encoding quinone oxidoreductase family protein, with the protein MKSWWIRTAGDGMAVELREVPPPRPGPGQVAIRIRAASLNRGEFIAGHGLHAASAPARPAGFEAAGEVTAVGEGVVSHRAGDRVMGRCDGAFAEHGCMQAVEAFPVPAGMAWEQAACATLVYGTVHDCLIAQGRLAAGEWLLVTGVSSGVGVAALQVGKALGARVIGTSGSAEKLERLRGMGLDVALQTRTSDFVPAVLQATGDAGADVAVNTVGGSMFAACVEALGFEGRLAVVGYMDGIVRAGIDLAAVHKKRLQLFGVSNKMRKLEHREQAARAFERDLLPMLADGRLVPVVDQVFPFAELPAAQACMERSQALGKIVVRMD; encoded by the coding sequence ATGAAGTCGTGGTGGATCCGTACGGCCGGCGACGGCATGGCCGTGGAACTGCGTGAGGTTCCGCCGCCGCGGCCCGGTCCGGGGCAGGTGGCGATCCGCATCCGCGCGGCCTCGCTCAACCGCGGCGAGTTCATCGCCGGCCACGGGCTGCATGCCGCATCGGCTCCTGCGCGCCCGGCGGGTTTCGAGGCGGCCGGCGAAGTGACGGCCGTGGGGGAGGGTGTGGTCTCGCACCGCGCAGGCGACCGTGTCATGGGACGGTGCGACGGGGCGTTCGCCGAGCACGGTTGCATGCAGGCCGTTGAAGCCTTTCCCGTGCCCGCGGGAATGGCATGGGAGCAGGCCGCGTGCGCCACCCTGGTCTACGGCACGGTACACGACTGCCTGATCGCCCAGGGACGCCTGGCCGCCGGCGAATGGCTGCTCGTGACCGGTGTCTCCTCCGGGGTGGGCGTGGCCGCGCTGCAGGTGGGCAAGGCGCTCGGCGCGCGCGTGATCGGCACCTCCGGCTCGGCGGAAAAGCTCGAGCGCCTGCGAGGCATGGGCCTGGACGTGGCGCTGCAGACGCGCACCTCCGACTTCGTGCCGGCGGTGCTGCAGGCGACGGGCGATGCCGGCGCCGACGTCGCGGTGAACACCGTCGGCGGGTCGATGTTCGCCGCGTGCGTGGAGGCCCTGGGCTTCGAGGGGCGGCTCGCGGTCGTCGGTTACATGGACGGCATCGTCCGTGCCGGCATCGACCTGGCCGCGGTGCACAAGAAGCGGCTGCAGCTGTTCGGCGTGTCGAACAAGATGCGCAAGCTGGAGCATCGCGAGCAGGCGGCGCGCGCGTTCGAGCGGGACCTGTTGCCGATGCTGGCGGACGGCAGGCTGGTGCCTGTGGTCGACCAGGTCTTCCCGTTCGCTGAGCTGCCGGCGGCCCAGGCCTGCATGGAACGCAGCCAGGCGCTGGGCAAGATCGTCGTGCGGATGGACTGA
- a CDS encoding tripartite tricarboxylate transporter substrate binding protein, whose product MHPNTRSMTPVTRRVALAAAACALCGAAFAQAWPERAIKLVVPFPAGGGADAAARAYGDKLSAALGQPVIIDNRPGASGNIGAELVARGPADGYTLLFANEFLATNPLMFKEIRYDTLRDFTPIAKVASTAVAIAVHPSVPAKTMQELLALARTRPLNYASPGVGTGPHLFGQLIALNAGAKLNNVPYKGSAPAMADAVGGQVDFIISTLAPMVPHLQSGKLRGLAVTGAKRSPQAPDVPTLAETGSVAQRYEVWYGVVAPAATPKPVLARLLQASTQVLRDPELLNKLRVAGYEVEPTIGDDFGAEIRADQERWARVIRDAKIQRE is encoded by the coding sequence ATGCATCCCAACACCCGCTCGATGACTCCCGTGACGCGACGAGTCGCCTTGGCCGCCGCGGCGTGCGCGCTGTGCGGCGCCGCTTTCGCGCAAGCCTGGCCCGAGCGCGCGATCAAGCTGGTGGTGCCGTTCCCGGCCGGCGGCGGCGCCGACGCGGCCGCTCGCGCCTACGGCGACAAGCTCTCGGCCGCCCTGGGACAACCCGTGATCATCGACAACCGCCCGGGAGCGTCCGGCAACATCGGCGCCGAGCTGGTGGCCCGCGGCCCGGCCGACGGCTACACGCTGCTGTTCGCCAACGAGTTCCTCGCGACCAATCCCTTGATGTTCAAGGAGATCCGCTACGACACGCTGCGGGACTTCACGCCGATCGCCAAGGTGGCGAGCACCGCGGTCGCGATCGCCGTGCATCCCTCGGTGCCGGCCAAGACGATGCAGGAACTGCTGGCGCTGGCGCGCACCAGGCCGCTGAACTATGCGTCGCCCGGCGTCGGCACCGGGCCGCACCTGTTCGGGCAGCTGATCGCGCTGAACGCGGGCGCGAAGCTGAACAACGTGCCGTACAAGGGCTCGGCGCCGGCGATGGCCGATGCCGTCGGCGGGCAGGTGGACTTCATCATCTCGACCCTCGCACCGATGGTGCCGCACCTTCAGTCCGGCAAGCTTCGTGGCCTGGCGGTGACCGGTGCCAAGCGTTCCCCGCAGGCACCGGACGTGCCGACGCTGGCCGAAACGGGTTCCGTCGCGCAGCGCTACGAGGTCTGGTACGGCGTCGTCGCGCCGGCCGCCACGCCCAAGCCCGTGCTCGCGCGGCTGCTGCAGGCCTCGACGCAGGTGCTGCGCGATCCGGAGCTGCTGAACAAGCTGCGCGTTGCGGGCTACGAGGTGGAGCCCACCATCGGCGACGACTTCGGCGCCGAGATCCGCGCCGACCAGGAACGATGGGCCCGCGTCATCCGCGACGCGAAGATCCAGCGGGAGTGA
- a CDS encoding CaiB/BaiF CoA transferase family protein: MARIRAGEALAPFRVLDLSRVRAGPTCVRMLADFGADVIRVEPPPGVDANDNMFVDSREGGDFQNLNRNKRSLTLNLKRPEGVALFKRLVKTADVVVENWRPDVKTRLGIDYESLRAVNPRIVLASISGYGQDGPYAKRPGFDQVIQGMGGLMSVTGFPGQGPVRAGLAVADSSAGLYAALGIFAALLERERSGQGQWVHTSLLHAQIAMMDFQAARYLNDGAVPVQCGNDHPSASPMGLYRASDGHLNIGAAGGGNWRRFCEALDRTRWLADERYATDAARIANRAALSAEIEEVFATATVQHWVDLLNRAGVPAGPVYTVPQVFEDPQVRHMNATAQAVASSGKTCTFITQPVHLERTPGSVQAAAPDCGEHTDEVLREAGLDDQEIRALRELGVV, from the coding sequence ATGGCGCGCATACGAGCGGGTGAGGCGCTGGCGCCGTTTCGCGTGCTCGATCTGTCACGGGTGCGCGCAGGGCCGACCTGCGTGCGGATGCTGGCCGACTTCGGCGCCGACGTCATCCGGGTCGAGCCGCCGCCCGGCGTGGACGCCAACGACAACATGTTCGTCGACAGCCGCGAGGGCGGGGACTTCCAGAACCTCAACCGCAACAAGCGCTCGCTCACCCTGAACCTGAAGCGGCCCGAGGGGGTCGCGCTGTTCAAGCGGCTGGTGAAGACCGCGGACGTGGTGGTGGAGAACTGGCGGCCCGACGTGAAGACGCGGCTCGGGATCGACTACGAGTCGCTGCGAGCCGTCAATCCCCGCATCGTCCTGGCCAGCATCTCCGGCTACGGCCAGGACGGTCCGTATGCGAAGCGCCCGGGGTTCGACCAGGTCATCCAGGGGATGGGCGGGCTGATGTCCGTGACCGGCTTTCCGGGTCAAGGCCCGGTGCGCGCGGGGTTGGCCGTGGCCGATTCGAGCGCGGGGCTGTATGCGGCGCTGGGCATCTTCGCCGCGCTGCTGGAGCGCGAGCGCTCGGGCCAGGGCCAATGGGTGCACACGTCGCTGCTGCATGCGCAGATCGCGATGATGGACTTCCAGGCCGCGCGCTACCTGAATGACGGTGCGGTGCCGGTCCAATGCGGCAACGACCATCCGAGCGCCAGCCCGATGGGCCTGTACCGGGCGAGCGACGGGCACCTGAACATCGGCGCCGCGGGCGGCGGCAACTGGCGGCGCTTCTGCGAAGCGCTGGACCGCACGCGCTGGCTGGCCGACGAACGCTATGCCACCGACGCCGCCCGCATCGCCAACAGGGCCGCGCTGTCGGCGGAGATCGAGGAAGTGTTCGCGACCGCAACCGTGCAGCACTGGGTGGACCTGCTCAATCGCGCGGGCGTGCCGGCCGGGCCGGTCTACACGGTGCCGCAAGTGTTCGAGGACCCGCAGGTGCGGCACATGAACGCGACCGCCCAGGCCGTGGCATCGAGCGGCAAGACCTGCACCTTCATCACGCAGCCGGTGCACCTGGAACGCACGCCCGGCTCGGTGCAGGCGGCGGCGCCCGACTGCGGGGAACACACGGACGAGGTCCTGCGCGAGGCGGGACTCGACGACCAGGAGATCCGCGCGCTGCGCGAACTTGGCGTGGTGTAG
- a CDS encoding enoyl-CoA hydratase/isomerase family protein, with protein MQAEASQTPRFSVQDGIARITLARPAHRNRLQNEDLAVLKDRFHQIDQDTTVRVVVLTAEVLPERPVFSAGYNTADFEAGPPAVGFEEVVEALERLRPVTVCALNGSVYGGATDFVLACDLALGAEGIEMRMPAASLGIHYYASGLVRYVSRLGVSAAKRAFLTAEPLDAQTLLRIGYLQEVVPAAQLDERVEALARHIAGLAPMAVQTLKQSLNELARGEYDIAQLRAREKATMQSDDFAEGRRAFAERRAPVWKGR; from the coding sequence ATGCAAGCCGAAGCCTCCCAGACGCCGCGTTTCTCCGTGCAGGACGGCATCGCCCGCATCACGCTGGCGCGTCCCGCCCACCGCAACCGGCTGCAGAACGAGGACCTCGCGGTCCTGAAGGATCGTTTCCACCAGATCGACCAGGACACAACGGTGCGCGTGGTCGTGCTGACGGCCGAGGTCCTGCCGGAGCGGCCGGTGTTCAGCGCCGGCTACAACACGGCCGACTTCGAGGCGGGTCCCCCGGCGGTCGGATTCGAGGAAGTGGTGGAAGCGCTGGAACGCTTGCGGCCGGTCACCGTCTGCGCCCTCAACGGCAGTGTCTACGGCGGCGCCACCGACTTCGTGCTGGCCTGTGACCTGGCACTGGGTGCGGAAGGGATCGAGATGCGCATGCCGGCCGCCTCGCTGGGCATCCACTACTACGCGAGCGGACTCGTGCGCTACGTCTCGCGCCTGGGTGTCAGCGCGGCCAAGCGCGCCTTCCTCACGGCCGAGCCGCTCGACGCGCAGACGCTGCTGCGCATCGGCTATCTCCAGGAAGTAGTTCCGGCCGCGCAGCTGGACGAACGGGTCGAGGCCCTGGCGCGTCACATCGCCGGGCTGGCGCCGATGGCCGTGCAGACGCTCAAGCAGTCCTTGAACGAGCTCGCGCGCGGCGAGTACGACATCGCGCAGCTGCGGGCGCGCGAGAAGGCCACCATGCAGAGCGACGACTTCGCCGAGGGCCGACGCGCGTTCGCCGAACGCCGCGCGCCGGTCTGGAAGGGGCGCTGA
- a CDS encoding IclR family transcriptional regulator: MREGGVKSAQRAMELLEFFADWRRPASVKEISQSLGYPQSSTSMLLSALAEAGYYDHDPRTAMYAPSVRILLAAEWIGEQLFSEQSLLRLMEQVHRPTGHTVMIGAQHGVHVRYLHVLQATREGSFTAKTGSLRPLFRSATGKMLLTLKTEREVALLLRRANALETDRKLALDLPGVLRERETNLRNGYAMSTGTSVPGAGALAILLPVARGAKPMTLSVGGPVKEITREKTRLLRILHDAVAPMLKIVSQ; encoded by the coding sequence ATGCGCGAAGGCGGCGTGAAGTCGGCTCAGCGGGCGATGGAACTGCTGGAGTTCTTCGCCGACTGGCGGCGCCCGGCCAGCGTCAAGGAGATCTCGCAGTCGCTCGGCTATCCGCAGTCCAGCACCTCCATGCTGCTGAGCGCGCTGGCCGAAGCCGGCTACTACGACCACGATCCGCGCACCGCGATGTATGCGCCGAGCGTGCGCATCCTGCTGGCCGCCGAGTGGATCGGCGAGCAGCTCTTCAGCGAACAGAGCCTGCTGCGCCTGATGGAGCAGGTGCACCGCCCGACCGGCCACACCGTGATGATCGGCGCCCAGCACGGCGTGCACGTGCGCTACCTGCACGTGCTGCAGGCGACGAGGGAGGGAAGCTTCACCGCCAAGACCGGCTCGCTGCGACCGTTGTTCCGCAGCGCGACCGGCAAGATGCTGCTGACCCTGAAGACCGAACGCGAAGTCGCGCTGCTGCTGCGCCGCGCGAACGCCCTGGAAACGGACCGCAAGCTTGCGCTCGACCTGCCCGGCGTGCTGCGGGAGCGGGAGACCAACCTGCGCAACGGCTATGCGATGTCCACCGGCACGTCGGTGCCCGGCGCCGGCGCGCTGGCGATCCTGCTGCCGGTGGCGCGCGGCGCCAAGCCGATGACGCTGAGCGTGGGCGGGCCGGTCAAGGAGATCACGCGGGAGAAGACGAGGCTCCTGCGCATCCTCCACGACGCGGTGGCGCCGATGCTCAAGATCGTCTCGCAATGA